One window from the genome of Rhodopirellula halodulae encodes:
- a CDS encoding RluA family pseudouridine synthase, with protein MDGVKVIYEDNHLLVVNKPTKLATMGATGQPTLHGLACDYLRRVYNKPNRVYLGVVSRLDSMTSGVIVFARTSKAASRLTPQFANHSGDGAKKTYLAIVEGQVQSQEGILEDEMYKDEASHRMRVAPHPQPDSKTAKLEYRQLRSQQNATVLEVKPLTGRKHQIRLQWSEQGHPILGDRKYSANANWPSGIALHSWKLSIVHPTLKERMHFEAEPPRCWDRFWP; from the coding sequence GTGGACGGGGTGAAAGTCATCTACGAAGACAACCATTTGCTCGTGGTGAACAAACCCACCAAGTTAGCGACAATGGGCGCGACGGGGCAGCCGACCTTGCATGGTCTGGCATGTGACTACCTGCGGCGGGTGTACAACAAACCAAACCGCGTGTACCTCGGCGTTGTGAGCCGGTTGGATTCCATGACGTCTGGCGTGATTGTTTTCGCCAGAACGAGCAAGGCCGCGAGTCGGCTGACGCCTCAGTTCGCCAACCATTCCGGGGATGGAGCAAAGAAAACCTACCTGGCCATTGTGGAAGGCCAAGTCCAATCGCAGGAAGGCATCTTAGAGGATGAGATGTACAAGGATGAGGCATCACACCGGATGCGAGTCGCGCCGCATCCACAGCCTGATTCCAAGACAGCAAAGCTAGAATACCGTCAACTCAGATCGCAGCAGAACGCAACCGTCCTGGAAGTGAAGCCTCTCACGGGACGCAAGCATCAAATCCGTTTGCAGTGGTCGGAACAGGGGCATCCAATTCTGGGTGATCGCAAGTATTCCGCGAATGCAAACTGGCCCAGCGGAATCGCGTTGCACAGTTGGAAACTGTCGATTGTGCACCCCACCCTGAAAGAACGAATGCACTTCGAAGCGGAACCGCCGAGGTGTTGGGATCGCTTTTGGCCATGA
- a CDS encoding polysaccharide biosynthesis/export family protein: protein MNTNLFQTRLWKHIRNSVGLGVAASLVASLTGCSTLTQPIDGVPAHRLPPEFFPAPKNNLVPVDIALLALEPPREYQLGPDDILGVYIEGVLPFNPPNTPPEPPPVNFPEQDSTLPPSIGYPIAVQEDGTLSLPLIAPLKVEGLTLDQVREKIREAYLENDILREEKARPIVTLIKERTYDVIVVREDGLGDNQRNLQAQSSEFIRGRDNSASGGLVKLPAYKNDILHALVETGGLPGLNAKNEVRVLRASEADKRKRAQFVRDFYASQRNAMLDPCVCPPELPEDPSVLRIPLRLPPGVIPNISPEDVELQDGDIVYIENRETEVFYTGGLLPGGEFPLPRDYDLDVLGAMAIAGGGIGQAGGGGGIGGLGGARSVGGVPPGMLYVLRQTPCNGQVAIEVDLARAVNDPRSRPLVQPGDTLILQYKCEEELLNFSLGTFFTYGIQELLRN from the coding sequence ATGAACACCAACCTTTTTCAAACGCGTTTGTGGAAGCACATTCGCAACTCGGTAGGCCTCGGCGTCGCCGCGTCTCTGGTCGCTTCGTTGACCGGTTGCTCAACACTGACTCAACCCATTGACGGAGTGCCTGCCCACCGTCTACCGCCAGAGTTCTTCCCGGCCCCCAAAAACAATTTGGTGCCGGTCGACATCGCGCTCCTTGCTCTTGAACCGCCACGCGAATATCAACTCGGCCCGGACGACATCTTGGGTGTCTACATCGAAGGCGTTCTGCCCTTCAACCCACCGAACACTCCACCGGAACCACCTCCGGTGAACTTCCCCGAACAAGACAGCACGTTGCCGCCTTCGATTGGCTATCCAATCGCTGTTCAGGAAGACGGCACGCTTTCACTTCCTCTGATCGCTCCATTGAAAGTCGAAGGACTGACACTGGATCAAGTCCGAGAAAAGATTCGGGAAGCCTACCTGGAAAACGACATTCTTCGCGAGGAGAAAGCTCGTCCAATCGTGACGCTCATCAAAGAACGAACCTACGATGTTATCGTGGTTCGCGAAGATGGGTTGGGCGACAACCAACGCAATTTGCAAGCTCAGTCCAGCGAATTCATCCGTGGACGTGACAATTCGGCAAGCGGTGGCTTGGTCAAGCTTCCCGCGTACAAAAACGATATTTTGCACGCCTTGGTTGAGACCGGCGGCCTACCCGGATTGAACGCGAAGAACGAAGTGCGGGTGCTGCGAGCCAGCGAAGCGGACAAGCGAAAACGAGCTCAGTTCGTTCGCGACTTCTACGCTTCCCAACGCAATGCGATGCTGGATCCGTGTGTTTGCCCGCCGGAACTTCCGGAAGACCCATCCGTCCTGCGTATTCCATTGCGTTTGCCGCCCGGAGTGATTCCAAACATCTCTCCAGAGGACGTTGAACTGCAAGACGGTGACATCGTTTACATCGAAAATCGTGAGACCGAAGTGTTCTATACCGGTGGATTGCTCCCCGGTGGTGAATTTCCACTGCCACGTGACTACGACTTGGACGTCCTCGGAGCCATGGCGATTGCCGGAGGCGGAATCGGCCAAGCCGGCGGCGGAGGTGGGATTGGAGGACTCGGCGGAGCACGCTCGGTCGGTGGCGTTCCTCCAGGGATGCTCTATGTCCTTCGCCAAACACCATGCAACGGCCAGGTTGCCATCGAGGTTGATCTTGCCCGAGCCGTCAACGATCCGCGTAGCCGACCGTTGGTGCAACCCGGCGACACACTCATCCTGCAATACAAGTGTGAAGAAGAACTGCTGAACTTTAGCCTCGGAACATTCTTCACCTACGGCATCCAGGAATTGCTTCGAAACTGA
- the folP gene encoding dihydropteroate synthase: MIGPSVWQTSKRRLQIGRRPLVMGILNVTPDSFSDGGRFVQATDSLASQTHVEKVVQAALQMRADGADIIDIGGESTRPYSQPVDAETESARVIPVIERLVSECDVPISIDTSKASVAKQAMIAGAEIINDVTGLEGDPEMAYVAKECESGVCVMHMQGTPQTMQDDPSYEDVVSDIRQYLQDRLQSCLDFEIDRERICLDPGIGFGKSHDHNLELLRATSQFASLGVPILIGHSRKGFIKKVLKRSGRIDEGENGDANYDPLAGSLGVSLAVAAAGAHVIRVHDVAQTVQAMDLFEASGGLGPI; encoded by the coding sequence ATGATCGGTCCATCGGTTTGGCAGACGTCCAAACGCCGCTTGCAGATTGGCCGACGTCCGTTGGTTATGGGCATCCTCAATGTGACCCCTGACAGCTTTTCGGATGGCGGACGCTTCGTTCAAGCCACGGATTCTTTGGCAAGTCAGACACACGTTGAAAAGGTAGTGCAGGCCGCTTTGCAAATGCGGGCTGATGGGGCGGACATCATCGACATCGGTGGTGAAAGTACTCGGCCTTACAGTCAGCCTGTTGACGCGGAAACCGAGTCCGCTCGCGTCATTCCCGTGATTGAGCGATTGGTGTCAGAGTGTGATGTCCCGATCAGCATTGATACCAGCAAGGCAAGTGTCGCTAAGCAGGCGATGATCGCCGGCGCGGAGATCATCAACGATGTTACTGGATTGGAGGGTGATCCAGAGATGGCCTACGTCGCGAAAGAGTGTGAGTCGGGTGTATGTGTGATGCACATGCAGGGCACGCCCCAGACCATGCAAGATGACCCTTCGTACGAAGATGTGGTCTCCGACATCCGGCAATATCTCCAGGATCGCCTGCAGAGCTGTCTCGACTTCGAAATTGATCGAGAACGAATTTGTCTGGATCCGGGCATCGGGTTCGGTAAATCACACGACCACAACTTGGAGCTGTTGCGTGCGACTTCACAGTTCGCGTCGCTCGGAGTGCCGATATTGATCGGTCATTCCCGGAAAGGCTTCATCAAAAAAGTGCTGAAGCGAAGTGGACGCATTGACGAGGGAGAGAACGGCGATGCGAACTATGATCCTCTCGCGGGAAGTCTCGGTGTTTCACTCGCTGTCGCAGCGGCAGGAGCCCACGTCATTCGCGTGCATGATGTTGCACAAACTGTTCAGGCGATGGATTTGTTCGAGGCATCGGGCGGTCTGGGGCCGATCTAG
- a CDS encoding coproporphyrinogen-III oxidase family protein, whose protein sequence is MTTASTQSESREKEPEGSKTEVGSYFISNYPPYSQWKSDSLDDVKQRMQSAPSNENPLGLYLHIPFCRKRCKFCYFKVFTDVNAAEVQRYVDALCNEISMVSQLPVMGDRPFRFVYFGGGTPSFLSPKQLTKLADRLREHITWDGAEEVTFECEPGTLSETKVKTLRDTMGVTRLSLGVENFSDKLLEENGRAHLSKQVFAAWEWIEAAQFPNVNIDLIAGMVGETWENWRDNIRRTIDMSPESVTIYQMELPFNTVYSADILGKKIESPVADWQTKRDWVSYAFDEMTSAGYKVSSAYTLVKDTGKVNFSYRDNLWRGADLLATGIASFGHVAGAHYQNLPHMEQYLSTIEEGNLPLGRGFVPTERQALIREMILLLKRGYLELDYFQNKFGIDIVEEWRSVWGDYVEQGLAELHSDEVRLTREGLLRVDSLLPAFFEPEHQNVRYT, encoded by the coding sequence ATGACGACTGCATCGACCCAAAGTGAGTCTCGCGAGAAAGAGCCTGAAGGCAGCAAAACAGAAGTCGGAAGCTACTTCATCAGCAACTACCCGCCTTACAGTCAGTGGAAATCAGATTCGCTCGACGACGTGAAGCAGCGGATGCAATCAGCGCCGAGCAACGAGAACCCGCTGGGACTGTACCTGCACATTCCCTTTTGTCGGAAGCGTTGCAAGTTTTGCTACTTCAAAGTTTTTACGGATGTGAATGCCGCGGAAGTGCAGCGTTATGTGGATGCACTTTGCAATGAAATTTCGATGGTGAGTCAGCTTCCTGTGATGGGCGACCGTCCCTTCCGGTTCGTCTATTTCGGAGGAGGAACCCCCAGTTTTCTCTCTCCCAAGCAACTGACCAAACTGGCCGACCGCCTTCGAGAGCACATCACTTGGGACGGTGCGGAAGAAGTCACCTTCGAATGTGAACCAGGAACGCTAAGCGAGACTAAGGTGAAAACGCTTCGCGACACGATGGGCGTGACTCGTCTCAGCTTGGGCGTGGAGAACTTCTCGGATAAGTTGCTGGAAGAAAACGGGCGAGCTCACTTGTCCAAGCAAGTCTTTGCTGCTTGGGAATGGATCGAAGCGGCACAATTTCCAAACGTCAACATTGATCTGATTGCTGGGATGGTCGGAGAGACATGGGAGAACTGGCGTGACAACATTCGCCGCACAATTGATATGTCACCGGAGAGCGTGACGATCTATCAGATGGAGTTGCCGTTCAACACGGTCTACAGCGCAGACATCCTGGGCAAGAAGATTGAAAGCCCAGTCGCAGATTGGCAGACCAAGCGAGATTGGGTGAGCTATGCGTTTGATGAGATGACATCCGCGGGCTACAAGGTCAGCAGTGCCTACACGCTGGTGAAGGACACTGGCAAAGTGAACTTCTCGTATCGCGACAATCTTTGGCGTGGTGCAGACTTGCTCGCCACCGGGATCGCCAGTTTCGGTCACGTTGCGGGGGCGCACTATCAAAACCTTCCGCACATGGAGCAGTATCTGAGCACCATCGAGGAAGGCAACTTGCCTTTGGGGCGTGGTTTCGTGCCAACCGAACGGCAAGCATTGATTCGCGAGATGATTTTGCTTTTGAAACGAGGCTATTTAGAACTGGATTACTTTCAAAACAAATTCGGAATCGACATTGTGGAAGAATGGCGATCCGTTTGGGGCGACTACGTTGAGCAGGGCCTAGCCGAGTTGCATTCTGACGAAGTGCGTTTGACACGAGAAGGTTTGTTGCGGGTGGATTCGTTGCTGCCAGCGTTCTTTGAACCTGAGCATCAAAACGTTCGTTACACATGA
- a CDS encoding RecQ family ATP-dependent DNA helicase has product MGDSTPLSRTVHPLDDAQSTLQTVFGHNQFRPSQSAVIQHVLGGEHAMVIMPTGRGKSLCFQIPALLGQGADLTIVLSPLIALMQDQVDQLLERGIDATFINSSLDREERLRRQDNLKSNRYRLLYVTPERFRKTEFEEAIHGRNIRLLAVDEAHCVSQWGHDFRPDYSRVADIRERLGNPTTIALTATATPECRSDITTQLGLQPKQIKLFHEGIDRPNLQIDVLPVMGEDEKRQAILDALTSPPFSSAEAIEGGGILYFSLIKTLSRFSDLLREYGVEHVSYHGDLSRRERKRIQNQFMSGQIPLVLATPAFGMGVDKEDIRLVVHVETPGSIESYYQEIGRAGRDGQPSRCLWLYDQEDLMTQMQFIEWANPDAEFYDRLMFALEDHSDRCIAYGIDWLRRELQRVSPHDHRVDTALAMLDRHGVVAGPREPECFRLIGELPEQFRDNDWLSEKRQRDQKRLYAMVQFASISASERQAFLNDYFLKGKEVL; this is encoded by the coding sequence ATGGGTGACTCCACACCGCTATCACGTACTGTACATCCCCTCGACGACGCACAGTCGACTTTGCAAACAGTCTTTGGCCATAATCAGTTCCGCCCGAGCCAATCCGCGGTCATCCAACATGTGCTGGGCGGAGAGCACGCCATGGTCATCATGCCAACGGGACGTGGCAAGTCCCTCTGCTTTCAGATTCCTGCCTTACTTGGCCAAGGGGCCGATCTGACAATCGTGCTCTCCCCATTGATCGCACTGATGCAAGACCAAGTCGATCAACTGCTCGAACGAGGAATCGATGCGACCTTCATCAACTCGTCACTGGACCGCGAAGAACGGCTACGGCGGCAGGACAATCTGAAAAGCAACCGCTACCGACTGCTCTATGTCACTCCTGAACGCTTCCGTAAAACCGAATTTGAGGAGGCAATTCACGGACGCAACATCCGCTTGCTCGCCGTTGATGAAGCCCATTGCGTGAGCCAATGGGGGCACGACTTCAGACCGGACTACAGTCGAGTCGCTGACATACGCGAACGACTCGGCAATCCAACCACCATCGCGCTCACGGCAACGGCCACCCCAGAATGCCGGTCGGACATCACAACGCAACTTGGGCTCCAACCAAAGCAAATCAAGCTATTTCACGAAGGCATTGACCGCCCCAACTTGCAGATCGATGTGCTACCGGTCATGGGTGAGGACGAAAAACGACAGGCAATCTTGGACGCTCTCACCTCGCCTCCTTTCTCTTCTGCAGAAGCCATTGAGGGCGGAGGTATTCTGTACTTTTCCCTCATCAAAACACTGTCACGATTCAGCGATCTTCTTCGCGAGTACGGCGTCGAACATGTCAGCTACCACGGCGACCTCTCGCGCCGTGAAAGAAAACGCATTCAAAACCAATTCATGTCAGGGCAAATCCCATTGGTGCTCGCGACGCCCGCCTTTGGCATGGGGGTCGACAAAGAAGACATCCGCTTGGTCGTACACGTCGAGACTCCGGGTTCCATTGAATCGTACTATCAAGAAATCGGTCGCGCGGGACGTGATGGACAGCCCAGCAGATGCCTTTGGCTGTACGATCAGGAGGACCTGATGACACAAATGCAGTTCATCGAGTGGGCCAACCCCGATGCGGAATTCTATGACCGCTTGATGTTTGCATTGGAAGACCACTCCGACCGCTGCATCGCTTACGGCATCGACTGGTTACGAAGGGAACTACAACGCGTGAGCCCGCATGATCACCGAGTTGACACGGCGCTGGCAATGTTGGACCGTCATGGTGTTGTTGCAGGACCACGAGAACCAGAATGTTTTCGGCTAATCGGGGAATTACCAGAACAGTTTCGAGACAATGATTGGCTGAGCGAGAAACGTCAGCGCGATCAAAAACGCCTCTACGCGATGGTTCAATTCGCAAGTATCTCCGCAAGCGAACGCCAAGCCTTCTTGAACGATTACTTTTTGAAAGGCAAGGAAGTTCTCTAG